Genomic DNA from Corylus avellana chromosome ca4, CavTom2PMs-1.0:
CAGAATATTAACGAGTAAGGGTCAACATCTTCGGTGGGGTGCCTGAGCAGAAAAAACGACTGGAGATTCGAGAGCTTTGGCCAGACGATAAATGCCAAGAACGATAAGATTTTTGCCAAAGCCTAGAGGCACATACAATCCACAAATATAACCAGAGACAGTTGAGCAGTACACGTGGCAGACAATGTGACGAGAATCAAGAAAATCTAAAACCGGAAAGTTCGAGAATAACAACATTATAAAAATCGAAAGCCGCTGGTAGCACTCTCAAACAAACACAGTGTTCACCATTTCTAAAAGGTTTACCGAGTCACCCATGGCAATCGAGGTGAGTTCTACTTTACTTCTTTCTTCCTCCGAGTTTGGTAATTAGCAGTATTTCCTTATTAATGAATATCTTAATCTGGGCATTATGTTatcttaatcaattattatGTATCGTTAAATGTCATCTTTTGTACTCCTAATAATTTACCGAAAAAGCAGGCATGGTTCATGGACGAGAGCGAAGAAGATCCTAGGCTACCTCACCATCGCAATCCCAAAGAGTTCGTTTCATTGGACCACTTGGCTGGTCAGACctccttctctcttcttcttcttcttcttcttcttcttctttctctttgtttatgatttttaatttttatatatttatttatctattgttGATGGGAATTGGTTATTATGCAGACTTGGGAGTGTTGTACTGGCACTTGAACCCAGAAAACTACGAGAACGATGAGGAATTGCAGAGAATCAGAGAAGCAAGAGGATACAATTACATGGTACTACGCACTAATTCTTAtcgtatttttcttttttctgtttctgaTTATTGAGACATTTCAAGACGTAAAatagttgttttgaattaaattaatgtactATTTACTCtcctaattttatatatttattacgTAACTCTTATGATTCTCATAAGTTATATATTGATTATGTATCTCTCCCAATTCTCATAGGTTACGTATTAAGTATGTACTTATTATATTATTGACcctattcaactataaataaaatattttattgcaNNNNNNNNNNNNNNNNNNNNNNNNNNNNNNNNNNNNNNNNNNNNNNNNNNNNNNNNNNNNNNNNNNNNNNNNNNNNNNNNNNNNNNNNNNNNNNNNNNNNCGATGGTAGATATAGAAAGCAACTCTATATTGGTTAAATCTGTTTTTGTGCTCAATAAGAAGGGAAGAGGAGGAGATTTAGAAGCACGAGCTTGTAAGCATGCTTAGCTGCTGAATGGGTGTGACAGGATCATTGAATGAGCCAAATTCCTAATAATAGAACCAGTTTCAGcagactctttttttttttttttttttctcaaattgtaTTCATTAGTTATTATACACTTGATACTCTTCTATTCCCTTAGCAGCATGCATCCCTACTATGCAATGAAATGGACATTTTTGTGTGTATCCCTCCCTATGTAGACCATAGTGATATAAAACTGTCATCTGTTGATTAGTCTTTGATTGTTGAGCAAGCCATAGCATGAAAGAGGGACTTAACCAACAGTCAAGctgtgtggatttttttttttttttttttttttccgtaacCTTTTTCAGTTAGTTGACAAAAAACCTTTGCAACATGGAAGCTgctttaaatttgaattcaactCTTCCAGGTTTAATTTTAGTGAACCATCCATTTTAGTGCAATATCTCACCCCATTGTCAATTCCTTATCTGAAAGCCACATTTTGGCCTTAGTTGTTTATATTTCCGCTAGAAAATGGTTTATAATCAGCAAAAACTAGTTCTTAATTGCTTATAATGACTGAATTCCTTTattaatattctcttttatGGTCAAGAATGGGGTTGGGTTTCACAGTATGATAAGGGCTTTTCCACACCCTGGAGCTTGAATACTTAACTTTGtcatatatttctttcttttctttctctgctTCCATGTTCTCCTCTTCTGTTGCAAATTGCGAAGATCTCTATTCACCAAATAGTATTTTAGCAGGTGAAATTGTAGGAAAGAATGGATGCTTTTTTCTTCTAGTGCTTTCAAGACAAGTAAAAGcaatagttttcttttttctttttaatttaaaattttgagttaatGGCAGTTTAAAGTCATCTAATGATTAGCTGGGAGGATGTGAAAGCACAAAACCAGAAATCACCTTGTTTTGCACTTGATGAATGACATCTAATTGTGAATGCTGCTTTTCACTTTGAGAGTGTGTATTTTTCTTGATTACATAACTATGATGTTATAAGCATATATAAAGTTTTAGGAAAATTGCAAAATCAGTTCCtatggtttacttgatttgcaattagctctctgtagtatcaaaatgaacttagaggttcttgaggtatgccaaaaaattaatttaatccctacagtcaaattatgtccactaatttaacaaattccaTTAATATGACATTAACTTAAATATGACatgtattataattttattgactTTGACATGTCACACTATTGTAATCCATTAAGTCAATGGACGGAATTTGTTTGTAGAGAGTTTGGCATAACTCAAGGACCTtggagttcattttaataccacatggAGCTAATTggaaatcaggtaaaccacgtGGACTGATTTTGCTTTTTCCCAAAGTTTTATATAACAAGCACAAATTCTATGACTGCTTTCT
This window encodes:
- the LOC132178246 gene encoding acireductone dioxygenase 1-like encodes the protein MAIEAWFMDESEEDPRLPHHRNPKEFVSLDHLADLGVLYWHLNPENYENDEELQRIREARGYNYMVLRTNSYRIFLFSVSDY